In a genomic window of Alphaproteobacteria bacterium:
- a CDS encoding alpha/beta fold hydrolase, with the protein MEQSKIINFYTHPPLSGQVKNLVILLHGLGSNGRDLISLAPYWAQALPDTLFISPDAPFPCDMAPPGYPNSYQWFSLQNRNPAVMLKGVKDVEPILKEFIDEQLKAHTLPPRQLALVGFSQGTMTSLHVGPRYPEPIGGIIGFSGALLWEPYMAKEKLHLIPLMLIHGEYDDVVPVDAWHHAMTTLSSIGFKPSGYTQPGLYHSIDQQGIVTAASFLQKIFSDALAV; encoded by the coding sequence ATGGAACAAAGTAAAATCATAAATTTTTACACCCATCCGCCGCTTTCGGGACAGGTCAAAAACCTCGTCATTCTCCTGCATGGCCTCGGGTCGAACGGTCGCGATCTGATTTCTCTGGCTCCTTACTGGGCGCAGGCTTTGCCCGATACGCTGTTTATCTCCCCCGACGCGCCCTTTCCCTGTGATATGGCGCCGCCCGGATACCCGAACTCCTATCAATGGTTTTCCCTGCAAAACCGCAACCCCGCAGTTATGCTCAAGGGCGTCAAGGATGTTGAACCGATTTTAAAGGAATTTATCGACGAGCAGTTGAAGGCGCACACCTTGCCGCCCCGGCAGCTGGCTCTTGTGGGCTTCTCACAGGGCACGATGACCAGCCTGCACGTCGGGCCACGTTATCCCGAACCCATCGGGGGCATCATTGGATTTTCAGGGGCGCTGCTCTGGGAACCCTATATGGCCAAGGAAAAGCTTCATCTCATTCCCCTCATGTTGATTCATGGAGAGTACGACGATGTGGTGCCGGTCGATGCCTGGCACCATGCCATGACAACGCTATCCTCGATCGGATTCAAGCCGAGTGGCTACACCCAGCCCGGCCTGTATCACAGCATTGACCAGCAGGGGATCGTCACCGCGGCCTCGTTTCTGCAGAAAATCTTTTCGGACGCGCTCGCCGTTTAG
- a CDS encoding HNH endonuclease, translated as MDTLTPLERCPALILNADFRPLSYFPLSIWPWQEAVKAIFRDSVTVISEYDRVVRSPGVSFKLPSVLALKEYIPMARSPAFTRFNVFLRDQWICQYCGNCFKTQELSFDHVIPRSRGGRTTWENIVAACRDCNTLKGNRLPKESGMYPIMTPRRPSIFELHERGRKFPPHFLHESWGDFLYWDSELQDD; from the coding sequence ATGGATACGTTGACTCCCTTGGAAAGATGCCCCGCCCTGATCTTAAACGCAGACTTCAGGCCGCTCAGTTATTTCCCTTTATCGATCTGGCCCTGGCAGGAGGCGGTGAAAGCCATCTTCCGCGACAGCGTCACCGTGATTTCAGAATACGACCGCGTGGTACGCTCCCCCGGCGTGAGCTTTAAGCTGCCCAGCGTTCTCGCGCTGAAAGAATATATCCCGATGGCCCGCTCCCCGGCCTTCACGCGCTTTAACGTGTTTTTGCGCGACCAATGGATCTGCCAGTATTGTGGTAATTGTTTCAAGACTCAGGAGTTGTCCTTCGATCATGTGATACCGCGCTCACGCGGCGGACGCACGACATGGGAGAACATCGTTGCGGCCTGCCGCGACTGCAACACGCTCAAGGGCAACAGATTGCCGAAGGAAAGCGGAATGTACCCGATTATGACGCCGCGTCGGCCTTCGATTTTCGAACTCCACGAGAGGGGCCGGAAATTTCCGCCGCACTTTCTGCACGAAAGCTGGGGCGACTTTTTATATTGGGATTCCGAACTGCAGGACGATTAA
- a CDS encoding disulfide bond formation protein B yields MERLKTLIVYFLSTPGTVFAFLLFICVFSLAAAFFAEGFLGLEPCHLCVTQRYPFAVGAIIGMVGLAKRRNLPFSIGLLALSSLNYLTNAGIAFYHTGVERHWWESTELCKLPDFEAKGQTLIENILSTPGGRCDEIPWADPLLGLSMANYNVILCAGLAALCALSALLIRKTLNTEAA; encoded by the coding sequence ATGGAACGGCTTAAAACCCTCATCGTCTATTTCCTCAGCACACCGGGTACGGTTTTTGCCTTCCTGCTGTTTATCTGTGTCTTTTCTTTGGCCGCCGCGTTTTTTGCGGAAGGGTTTCTGGGGCTGGAGCCTTGCCATCTTTGCGTCACCCAGCGTTATCCGTTCGCGGTTGGGGCAATCATAGGGATGGTGGGGCTGGCGAAGAGGCGTAATCTGCCCTTCAGCATCGGCCTGCTGGCCCTCTCCTCCCTCAACTACCTGACCAACGCCGGGATTGCCTTTTACCACACGGGGGTCGAGCGGCACTGGTGGGAGTCCACCGAACTGTGCAAGCTGCCGGACTTCGAGGCAAAAGGTCAGACTTTGATTGAAAATATCCTGAGCACCCCCGGCGGGCGGTGCGATGAGATTCCCTGGGCGGACCCGCTGCTCGGCCTGTCCATGGCCAATTACAACGTCATCCTCTGCGCGGGTCTGGCTGCGCTCTGCGCCCTGTCGGCGCTCCTGATCCGCAAGACACTAAACACCGAGGCTGCGTAA